The Nitrosarchaeum sp. genomic interval CTGGTAGAAGAAATTCTGAATATGATGAATTAGATGACACTGATGAGTAATCTATTTTATCTGTAAAAATGAATTCTCAGGCACATTTAGGTTCAAAAAAGTATTTGGTTGAATAATTTTCGCTAATATTTCTAGTCCTATTATTGTTCTAATGCTTGGTTTACTGAAATATGAGTTTGCATCTACTGCAAACACTTTTCCGTTTCTAATTGCTTTTAAAGAATTCCATGATTTATTATTCTTCAATGTTTTGTTATATTCTGATATTGTACGATATGTGTCAAAACCACATGGCATCATGATGATAATATCTGGATCTGATTTTGTGATCTCATCAATGCCTATCTTCCTTGACCGTTCTCCGTCTTTGCTTATCATATTTTCTCCACCAGCATTATTGATCATTCCTGGTATCCAATGACCCGATGTAAAAAATGGGTCAATCCATTCTAGTGCAAGAACTTTTTGTTTTATTGTTGGTATGTTTTTTTTAATATGTTCTATTCTACTTGTGAGTGATTCTGTGATTTTCATTGCAATATTTTCTTTTTTTATTACTCTGCCAATTTCATTTACTGATTTAACAATTTCATCTAAATTATGTGGATCCATAGAATGAATCATTGGTTTGTTTTGTAAAATTTGAATTGCCTTGTTGACTTGATTATTATGTGCAGCACATGCCTCACATGTTTCTTGAGTTATTATTAGATCTGGATTTGCTTCTATCATGTTTTTTTCATTTAATACAAAAATCTCTTTTCCTTCACTCAGTAACTGACATGTTTTTGTATCTATTTCATTACTTGATAGTTCTTCTGAATTTATTATCGAACTAATTACTTGCAATTTTGTTTTTGCGTTTTCTGGATATTTGCATTCATGTGTGACCCCAAATAGAATATCATCTGCCTCAAGCTCATATAGTAACTCCGTGGCGCTAGGCAAAAAAGAGACTATTCTCTTTACTGACATACTTTATGTCATAATTTGTTCTTTAAACATTATACGTTAAGCCCTAGTCAAATATGATGATTAGGCAACTTAATAGGCATATTTTAGGCATAGTTTTCATTGTCTTCTAACTCTCAGGATATTCGAAGAGCAATTTTAGCAAAATGGCATGAGAATTTATCAAAATATGGAAATTTATTTTCTTCAGATTCTATTAGTGGAACCAGCCCTCCATCTGTGTTTGTAGGATCATATAATTATCCAAAGGTTTTCGTTGGACCCATGGTTCCACCAATACATGGTAACACAAGCATCCTTGACAGTCCTGAAAAATGGAAAGGTAAATCACTTGAAGAGATTGTTAATTTTAGATTAAATTTAATTCGTGGAATACAAAAAATTTCAATAGATCAAACAGAAGGTCGTTATATAGAAAACTTGCAAGAAATTACAATGTCTTCTAAACCTACTGATTCTGATTTACAATTTACTAAAGCTACATCTGTAAGTGTCTCACTTGATGGTGAGAGCGCTCCATTTGGGCCTGTAGGTGAAATCAAATCTGCAAAATTTTATGACACAAGTGCAACAAAGCCTATAGAAAAAATCTATTATGATAAAGATCTTAATGCGCAAGATGCTGTCCTAAATTTATATAATTCTGGCATTGACATTTCTAAAATCCAAAAATGTTTTAGTATTGGCATGCTAGGACAAAAAAGAAAACTTGTCCCTACTAAATGGAGCATCACTGCAACCGATGATATCATATCTAAATCTCTTGTCAAAGAAATTTTGGATTATCCGTTAATTGATTCGTATAGAATTTTTACTTATGGCCATCTTGGAAATTTGTTTTCTGTAATTTTATTTCCCCATAGGTGGATCTATGAAATGATTGAGGCATGGTATTCAAATGGTATTTTGGGATTTGGTTATGATTTTGAGGATGCACGAGGAGTCGATCACCCTCCTGCAATAGATGGCGCATATTTTGCAGCTAAATTAGGCGTATTAGAATATCTTATGAAAAATAAAATTCAGGCCGGGGTTATAATACTGCGTGAAATTAGACCTGAATATGCCATTCCAGTAGGTGTATGGCAGGTAAGAGAAGGAGTTCGTTCTGCAATGAGTCATTCTCCTATATTTGGTGATTCTTTTGATGACGCACTTGCATTGGCTTCAAATAAAACTAGTATTAGTAAACTTGAATGGATCTCAAAAGGAAATATTATGAAATTAATTCGTCAAAAAACAATTGCGGATTTTTTCTAATTACTTTCTACTAAAAACCACGCCTAAATTTTCTAATTTTGGTCTTTTTGGAACATTACATCCTATTTCTAAAGTATGTTTTTATCCAAAAAATTATGATGGATACTCTAAGATGTGTTAAATGTAGTAAACCCATACCAAAAACTGCTAATTATGCAATAACTGTGTTTTTAGTCAAGGGTAAGTTATCTGATCCATTTTATGAGCACCTTTGTTGTCCTGAGAAATTATTTATTCCATGTTAATATAATCTTGATCTATTTATTGACCATTTTTTAATTCAATTTTAGTGCAAAATAAGAACTTGTTAATTGGAATTGCTATTATTGCTAGTCCAATTGTTTTTGCCATTATTGCATTTCCTGATAGCTTTAGTCTCAGTTGGAATCAAGGTCGAGGTGGATTTATTTTTGCACTAGTATTTGTTGTTGCAGAATTAATTGGTCTAAAAATTATTATTTCTAAAAAAAGATTACTATCTGTAATCCCAATAGCTGGTGTTGTAATAGCATATCTTGTAGGATTAGAATATGGACTAAGAGATTTTATTTTATCTGGTGAAGAATTATTTAATGTCCAATTAATTTATTCTTGGACATGGATGTGGGATTTTATCATCATGAGCATTTTTGTTGTAGTTGCACTGAGTATATTTTTTGGTAAACGTTGGATTCGAATCGCTCCTGCAGGTCCAATATTTCTTGCTGGCAGTGCAATAATCCTTTCATTGGATGCATTTTTTCCATATGACTCACTTGGTCCGCTACAATACGTTGTACCTTATTTGGTTCAAACCAATGTTTGGCTGATAAATGTCCTTGATTTAGGAACTGCTACTGCTCGAGATAACATCATGTTCTTAAAAGGTGATTTTGGACCGATGGTACTTCAAGTGTTTTGGCCATCCGCTGGCGTACATAGTGTAATTATCTATTCGTTGGTAATGGGAGCATTTTTGCTAAAAATGAATATTCATAGAAATAGGAAATTGATTTACTTTGGAATAGGAATTGCAGGTACTATAGGTGTAAACATGATTAGGATTTTTTCTCTATCATGGTATGCGCTCAAAGTTACTACTGATGCTAAACAATGGGAGGAATTCCATTCAGTTGCAGGTGAGATCATGTTTTTGCCTTGGCTGTTTGTATTTTTATTGATAGTAATTATTATAGAAACAAGAAGACTAAAAAAATCAGAATCTGAAGGAAAAATTAATCCTAAAAATAATTAGTAATGCTACTTTGACCTCGTATTTCTGCAAGTTCTGAAACTTTTACCCCTAATCGTCTGATTGTACTTTTTTGCTCCTCTAAAGATTCTTTTAGTAGCAACAATGCATTTTTCTGTAATTCTTCCAAACTAGAAGTGTGATTTTTTAACATTCTAGATTTTGTCTTATTTGTTAAATCTGATTGAATAAATTGTATTCCTACTGATTTGAATGTTTTATTATTTTTTTTAATTATTCCGTGTAACTCTTTGCATAACTCAATAATATTTGCTGCAAGAAATTCATAATCAATTGAATCTTTTTTTAGTGTAGAAAGTTTACTGTATTGTATGCTCGCCTCTCTTTCTTTTACTGGGTCAATGTCAATTCCTCTAACTGCATTGAATATGTAGGTTCCATGTTTTCTCCCAAATTCTTTATTCAAAGTAAACACATCTAATTTTTTAACATCCTTGATTGTTTCAAAATTCATTTCAGTAAATCTCGCCTCTGTTTTTTTCCCAATTCCTGGAATCACTCTGATCTTTAACTGTTCTAAAAATTCTTCAATTTTTTCTGGTGATACAATTGTTAATCCGTCGGGTTTTCTAAAATCTGATGCAATTTTGGAAATTAATTTGTTTGAGGAAACTCCTATTGAACAACTAAGTTTTAATTTTTCTCTAACTGCGTTTTTGATCTGTTGTGCTAAATGACTAGCTGTGTCAAAATTTCCATCTACTCTATCTGTGACATCTAAATATGCTTCGTCTTTTCCTACATATTCAAAAATGTCTGCACTTTTCTTAATAATGTCCATAGCCTTTTGAGACATCTCTTCATAATAATCAAAATCGACTGGAAGAAACATTGCATCTTTTCTTTCTTCTAATCTTTTTTTTGCAAAAATAATTGGTATTCCTGATCTTACCCCAAATTTTCTAGCTATGTAATTTGCAGTTGCAATTGCTCCACTATCCCCTCCTCTATCTGAAAAAACACAAACACATACTGGTTTTGATTTTAAATCTGGCGTTCTTACCTCCTCACACTGTGCAAAGAAATAATCAAAATCTATATGGAAAATTATTCTAGACTCCAATATGTTCCTCCTATGATTATCTTTCTATTGTGTATCATCTAAATATTGAACATTTTTAACAATATTATGACTTATCCTATTTCATCTGATGAAAATGGTATTAACATAAAGCCAGAATTGATGGAAAAAGAAAAACTATATCATTTTGTGTTCAAAGATAAAGTTCTATTGCTGTTCAAAGATTCCCAAGATTTCCTAAATTGTTATGAGATTGAAGAAGAAGAATTAGTAAATCAAGTAAAGAATAGCGAAACTGATGAGGAAGTTGAAAAAATCTTTGAAAAATACATCCAACGTGATGACCCAAAAATTAAATAAAAGACAATGAAGATTTTGTTATTAAAGGAACAATAAATTGAGTGAATCAAAAAAATCTAAAGACGCGGAAGACATTTTGTCTGAATTTCATGACACTCATGTATCCTCTGAACCAGAACCAGCATTATCTTCACCAGAACCAGAACCAGCATTATCTTCACCAGAACCAGAACCAGCATTATCTTCACCAGAACCAGAACCAGCATTATCTTCACCAGAACCAGAACCAGCATTATCTTCACCAGAACCAGCATTATCTTCACCAGAACCAGCATTATCTTCACCAGAACCAGCATTATCTTCTCAAAATGCTTCATCCACTGAAAGTAAACATGATCCTGAAGAACGAGATGTAATTTTTGTTGGCAATAAACCCATAATGACATACGTCTCAGCTACTTTAACACAACTTTCAACAAGACATACAGTTACCATTAAAGCTAGAGGCAAAAAAATTACACAGGCAGTTGATGTATCTCAAATGATTGTTAAAAGAATGAATACTGTGGGATATGTTATTAGTGATGTACGAATATTATCTGATTCACTTCTTTCTCAAGATGGTAAATTACGTAATGTTTCTACAATTGAAATTGACATTACAAAAAATTAAAACTATTAGAACATTATTCTTAATATCTGCAGGCATTTCTGCTGTTATCTTGTTATTGGGATTTATCTTATCTTCTTGTGGGATACAACATATTATAATTATTAATGATTTAAAATTGTATGAATCTTCTTTTGATCCTGAATTTTGTGATGGTTTAGTTGAAAGAATTAATTTATTTAATGTTGAATGTGAACCTAAAGTTGAAATTGTAGATTGTGGTTAAATAATATCTGATATGAATGATATTCCAAAATAAATTAACATAGAACTCAAGACAATCATTAAAATTTTATAATTTCTGCTAGAAAGAATTTTAACACTTTTAGATGCAAAATATGCTATTGAATACAACCATGCAAAATCCATCCAAATATGTAACGCAAAAACAATTAGTATTCCTGCAAATGCCCATATTAGCATTGCATCTGAAATTAATTTAAAACCAATACTTAACCACCAAATAATAAAAAATGGGTTTAATGCACTAAGAATAATTCCTGAAAATATCGCTCCGTGTTTTGGACTGAATTGTTTTGTATCTTTTCTTTGTAATGTTGTTTTAATCTGTAATCCTGCAAAAACAAAAAGTACCATAGCTCCTAAAATGGAAATTACAGTTCTAAATTCTGGAAAAATTTCTAATGAAAATACTCCAATTCCTAACAAAATTACTAATGGTAGTTCTACTATTGTATGTCCTATTGCCATTTGTATCCCTGCTTTTCCTCCACCACGCAAGCCTTGTGCTATATTCGCTGCAAATAACGGTCCTGGAGCCATTACCCCTGATGCCGAAATCAAAATAACAGTTAATGCAAATTCTGGTATTTGGTTCAATGATTTTCTATTGTTGTTGATTACGTTATAAAATAAACCTGACAGTGTTGTACTTTTATTATCTGTAAATTGAATCTTTTATGTTTCGTGTTTCTTCATCTGTTTCTTTAATTGCTATCTCTGCTTTTTCTGCCTCTTTTTGTAATAATGGAATATCGCATGAAGTTCCAGGAATTAATTTTGCTATTCCCATACATAATTCTGCACTTGATCTAAAATCAGGACCAGTTCCATCTGTTTGAAAAAGAACCACAATTACATCTTGATTTGTAATGCTGCCCTCATTAAGTAACACCCCAGGAATTCCTGGAATTGTTCCATGCTGAAGAATTTTTAATCCTGATTTTTTTAATTTTTCTCTTGCAGATTCTGTATTGCCTACAGCAACCATTCCTCCTAATCCTCCAAGAGATTTTACTGCAACACTACTTACCACTAGTTCTATT includes:
- the artG gene encoding thaumarchaeosortase; the encoded protein is MQNKNLLIGIAIIASPIVFAIIAFPDSFSLSWNQGRGGFIFALVFVVAELIGLKIIISKKRLLSVIPIAGVVIAYLVGLEYGLRDFILSGEELFNVQLIYSWTWMWDFIIMSIFVVVALSIFFGKRWIRIAPAGPIFLAGSAIILSLDAFFPYDSLGPLQYVVPYLVQTNVWLINVLDLGTATARDNIMFLKGDFGPMVLQVFWPSAGVHSVIIYSLVMGAFLLKMNIHRNRKLIYFGIGIAGTIGVNMIRIFSLSWYALKVTTDAKQWEEFHSVAGEIMFLPWLFVFLLIVIIIETRRLKKSESEGKINPKNN
- a CDS encoding DNA-binding protein; the protein is MFVGNKPIMTYVSATLTQLSTRHTVTIKARGKKITQAVDVSQMIVKRMNTVGYVISDVRILSDSLLSQDGKLRNVSTIEIDITKN
- a CDS encoding LysE family transporter, whose protein sequence is MNQIPEFALTVILISASGVMAPGPLFAANIAQGLRGGGKAGIQMAIGHTIVELPLVILLGIGVFSLEIFPEFRTVISILGAMVLFVFAGLQIKTTLQRKDTKQFSPKHGAIFSGIILSALNPFFIIWWLSIGFKLISDAMLIWAFAGILIVFALHIWMDFAWLYSIAYFASKSVKILSSRNYKILMIVLSSMLIYFGISFISDII
- a CDS encoding cobalamin-binding protein — its product is MPSATELLYELEADDILFGVTHECKYPENAKTKLQVISSIINSEELSSNEIDTKTCQLLSEGKEIFVLNEKNMIEANPDLIITQETCEACAAHNNQVNKAIQILQNKPMIHSMDPHNLDEIVKSVNEIGRVIKKENIAMKITESLTSRIEHIKKNIPTIKQKVLALEWIDPFFTSGHWIPGMINNAGGENMISKDGERSRKIGIDEITKSDPDIIIMMPCGFDTYRTISEYNKTLKNNKSWNSLKAIRNGKVFAVDANSYFSKPSIRTIIGLEILAKIIQPNTFLNLNVPENSFLQIK
- the dinB gene encoding DNA polymerase IV, whose amino-acid sequence is MESRIIFHIDFDYFFAQCEEVRTPDLKSKPVCVCVFSDRGGDSGAIATANYIARKFGVRSGIPIIFAKKRLEERKDAMFLPVDFDYYEEMSQKAMDIIKKSADIFEYVGKDEAYLDVTDRVDGNFDTASHLAQQIKNAVREKLKLSCSIGVSSNKLISKIASDFRKPDGLTIVSPEKIEEFLEQLKIRVIPGIGKKTEARFTEMNFETIKDVKKLDVFTLNKEFGRKHGTYIFNAVRGIDIDPVKEREASIQYSKLSTLKKDSIDYEFLAANIIELCKELHGIIKKNNKTFKSVGIQFIQSDLTNKTKSRMLKNHTSSLEELQKNALLLLKESLEEQKSTIRRLGVKVSELAEIRGQSSITNYF
- a CDS encoding PAC2 family protein — its product is MYSKIRIKELRPINVEGGYLIDGFPSMGFASAIATESMIQTSQFSVAGIIDSDNFPTISVVKEGKPNYPTRIFINDDLKVSIFLSYLTIHESLHRSIARTMLKWAKKQKIELVVSSVAVKSLGGLGGMVAVGNTESAREKLKKSGLKILQHGTIPGIPGVLLNEGSITNQDVIVVLFQTDGTGPDFRSSAELCMGIAKLIPGTSCDIPLLQKEAEKAEIAIKETDEETRNIKDSIYR
- a CDS encoding Nre family DNA repair protein gives rise to the protein MSSNSQDIRRAILAKWHENLSKYGNLFSSDSISGTSPPSVFVGSYNYPKVFVGPMVPPIHGNTSILDSPEKWKGKSLEEIVNFRLNLIRGIQKISIDQTEGRYIENLQEITMSSKPTDSDLQFTKATSVSVSLDGESAPFGPVGEIKSAKFYDTSATKPIEKIYYDKDLNAQDAVLNLYNSGIDISKIQKCFSIGMLGQKRKLVPTKWSITATDDIISKSLVKEILDYPLIDSYRIFTYGHLGNLFSVILFPHRWIYEMIEAWYSNGILGFGYDFEDARGVDHPPAIDGAYFAAKLGVLEYLMKNKIQAGVIILREIRPEYAIPVGVWQVREGVRSAMSHSPIFGDSFDDALALASNKTSISKLEWISKGNIMKLIRQKTIADFF